One Fontisphaera persica DNA window includes the following coding sequences:
- a CDS encoding MFS transporter, with protein sequence MERHSWHRRNTPGMGIIFLTVFMDLVGFGIVLPLLPIYGQKLQASEVMIGVIMASYSLMQFLFVPVWGRLSDRIGRRPVLLGSTACAALSYAAFGVASTLQGPAAIALLLGSRVIAGICGANIAVAQAYIADITPPNERSRRMGLIGMAFGLGFIFGPALGAVSLKLFGHAGPGWLAAALCLSNFLFAFFMLPESRHAPDAVTPRPRWEQWRHTMKHPQIGLLVLVFFFATFCFTCYETTLGLLVSRNFRLDPATARDAEVVSILFAFGGVIGAVVQGGLIGRLVRRFGESRIIAISLFIVGFSLLPLPFIRGHTELSFRALFAPGGSDWWLLLAAIGALSIGASLTRPPLFGLISAMTDAHEQGATLGVAQSMGSLARIAGPVFAGVYYALHPALPYLVGAGLSLLTGLVTWWLLCRRLPRPSAASAAVAVAPPGTPTA encoded by the coding sequence ATGGAACGTCATTCCTGGCATCGCCGGAACACCCCGGGGATGGGGATCATTTTTTTAACGGTCTTCATGGACCTGGTGGGATTCGGCATTGTACTGCCATTGTTGCCCATTTATGGGCAAAAATTGCAGGCCAGCGAGGTCATGATCGGGGTGATCATGGCCAGTTATTCGCTGATGCAGTTTCTATTCGTCCCCGTATGGGGACGGCTGTCGGATCGTATTGGCCGCCGCCCCGTGCTGCTGGGAAGCACCGCCTGCGCCGCTTTGTCTTATGCCGCCTTTGGCGTAGCCTCCACTCTGCAGGGGCCGGCCGCCATTGCGCTGCTCCTCGGCTCCCGCGTCATTGCCGGGATTTGTGGCGCGAACATCGCCGTCGCCCAGGCCTATATTGCTGACATCACCCCTCCCAACGAACGCTCCCGCCGTATGGGGCTGATTGGCATGGCGTTTGGCTTGGGCTTCATTTTTGGACCGGCTTTGGGCGCTGTAAGTTTGAAACTTTTTGGCCATGCCGGGCCGGGATGGCTGGCGGCGGCACTGTGTTTGTCCAATTTTCTCTTTGCTTTTTTCATGTTGCCGGAAAGCCGCCATGCGCCGGATGCAGTGACGCCGCGTCCCCGATGGGAACAATGGCGGCATACCATGAAACATCCGCAAATCGGTCTGCTGGTGCTGGTGTTCTTTTTCGCGACCTTCTGTTTCACCTGCTATGAGACCACGCTGGGGCTGCTGGTCAGCCGTAATTTTCGGCTCGACCCGGCCACTGCCCGGGATGCCGAAGTGGTCAGCATTCTATTTGCCTTTGGCGGCGTGATTGGGGCCGTGGTACAGGGCGGTCTAATTGGCCGGCTGGTGCGCCGTTTTGGGGAATCGCGGATTATCGCCATCAGTCTGTTCATTGTGGGTTTCAGCCTGCTGCCACTGCCCTTCATCCGAGGTCATACCGAATTGAGTTTTCGCGCGTTGTTTGCGCCAGGAGGAAGTGATTGGTGGCTGTTGCTGGCTGCCATTGGCGCGCTATCCATTGGCGCCAGCTTGACCAGACCCCCTTTGTTTGGGCTGATTTCGGCCATGACCGATGCCCACGAGCAAGGCGCCACGCTGGGGGTGGCCCAAAGTATGGGCAGCCTTGCCCGCATTGCCGGTCCGGTTTTTGCGGGGGTTTATTACGCATTGCACCCTGCCCTGCCCTACCTGGTGGGTGCTGGGCTTTCCCTGCTCACCGGCCTGGTGACCTGGTGGCTGCTGTGCCGCCGCCTGCCCCGCCCCTCCGCTGCCTCCGCCGCCGTGGCGGTGGCCCCACCCGGCACACCAACCGCCTGA
- the trpB gene encoding tryptophan synthase subunit beta, which translates to MNNNASVAVGAPDIEGHFGPYGGRFVPETLMHPLRELEEEYFRAQQDPAFQDELQYYLREFCGRPTPLYHAERLTRELGGAKIYLKREDLLHTGAHKINNALGQVLLARRMGKRRVIAETGAGQHGVATATVAAMFGLECVVYMGETDCERQKLNVFRMKMLGAQVVPVTAGQRTLKEAINEAMRDWVTNVRHTHYILGTAYGAHPYPVMVRNFQRVIGDEARRQILEKEERLPDLLIACVGGGSNAIGLFYPFLADASVRMLGVEAGGEGIQPGKHAARFQGGSLGVLQGTRSYVLQDEYGQIELTHSVSAGLDYAAVGPEHAWLRDQGRVEYTYATDTEALDAFLRLARLEGIIPALESAHAIAAAIQRAPTLDKDKIILINLSGRGDKDVAQAAEKIAL; encoded by the coding sequence ATGAACAATAACGCCTCAGTGGCGGTCGGCGCACCCGACATCGAAGGGCACTTTGGCCCCTATGGCGGACGATTTGTGCCGGAGACCTTGATGCACCCGTTGCGGGAGCTGGAAGAGGAATACTTCCGTGCCCAACAGGACCCGGCATTTCAAGACGAACTCCAGTATTACCTGCGGGAATTTTGCGGCCGTCCGACGCCTCTCTACCATGCGGAACGTCTCACCCGCGAGCTGGGCGGCGCCAAAATCTACCTGAAACGCGAGGATTTGCTGCACACCGGAGCGCACAAAATCAATAATGCGCTTGGCCAGGTGCTGCTGGCCCGCCGCATGGGCAAACGCCGGGTCATCGCTGAAACCGGCGCCGGCCAGCACGGCGTCGCCACTGCCACCGTCGCCGCCATGTTCGGGCTGGAATGTGTGGTGTACATGGGCGAAACCGATTGCGAGCGCCAGAAACTCAACGTGTTCCGCATGAAAATGCTGGGCGCCCAGGTGGTGCCGGTGACCGCCGGACAGCGCACCCTCAAAGAAGCCATCAACGAAGCCATGCGCGACTGGGTCACCAATGTCCGGCACACCCATTACATTCTGGGCACTGCTTACGGGGCACACCCGTACCCCGTCATGGTGCGTAACTTTCAGCGCGTCATCGGCGATGAAGCCCGCCGCCAAATCTTGGAAAAAGAAGAACGACTGCCCGATTTGCTGATTGCATGTGTCGGCGGCGGCTCCAATGCCATCGGCTTGTTTTATCCGTTTCTGGCTGACGCCTCCGTGCGCATGCTGGGTGTGGAAGCCGGCGGCGAGGGCATCCAGCCCGGCAAACATGCCGCTCGTTTCCAGGGAGGCTCCCTGGGCGTCCTCCAGGGCACCCGCTCCTATGTCTTGCAGGACGAATACGGCCAAATCGAACTCACCCATAGCGTTTCGGCAGGGTTGGACTACGCCGCCGTGGGGCCTGAACATGCCTGGCTCCGGGACCAGGGCCGCGTGGAATACACTTACGCTACCGACACAGAGGCACTCGACGCCTTCCTGCGCCTGGCGCGGCTGGAGGGCATCATACCGGCGCTGGAAAGCGCGCATGCCATTGCCGCCGCCATCCAGCGTGCCCCCACCCTGGACAAGGACAAAATCATCCTCATCAACCTTTCAGGCCGGGGCGATAAAGACGTGGCGCAGGCTGCCGAAAAAATCGCCTTGTAA
- a CDS encoding purine-nucleoside phosphorylase — protein MNREVPVSFKSRATPTAAAEVAASILRRSKLRPTLAIQLGSGFQHLLASCTVVLEIPYASLPGFAMPDVPGHLGKFVLGSVEKIPVVLLGGRSHYYEGKTMGDITFPIRVLAELGIKSILLTNAAGGINSSYRPGDFMCVTDHINFMGENPLRGAVAPGRRRFIDMTDAYNRSLRRLLQEAADQAQIRLHHGVFLAVSGPSFETPAEIRAFGLLGADAVGMSTVPETIVARQCGLKVAALACITNLAAGRNKEPLSHHEVLETGKRVAPQAAALIENFVRLYASH, from the coding sequence ATGAACCGCGAAGTGCCAGTCAGTTTCAAAAGCCGGGCCACGCCCACTGCCGCTGCGGAAGTGGCGGCGAGCATTCTCCGCCGCTCCAAATTACGGCCCACCCTGGCCATCCAGTTGGGCAGCGGCTTTCAACATCTTTTGGCCAGTTGCACGGTGGTCCTGGAGATTCCCTATGCCTCACTGCCGGGCTTTGCCATGCCAGATGTGCCGGGGCATTTGGGCAAATTTGTGCTGGGCAGCGTTGAAAAAATCCCCGTGGTGTTGCTGGGCGGGCGCTCCCATTATTATGAAGGGAAAACGATGGGCGACATCACCTTTCCCATCCGCGTGCTTGCGGAGTTGGGCATTAAATCCATCCTGCTGACCAATGCCGCCGGCGGCATTAACAGCAGTTATCGTCCCGGTGATTTTATGTGTGTCACAGACCACATCAATTTCATGGGTGAGAATCCGTTGCGCGGTGCGGTGGCTCCGGGGCGGCGCCGGTTCATTGACATGACCGATGCCTACAACCGCTCATTGCGCCGTCTGCTGCAGGAAGCTGCGGACCAGGCTCAAATCCGGCTGCACCACGGCGTATTCCTGGCGGTGAGCGGCCCCAGCTTCGAGACGCCGGCGGAAATACGCGCCTTTGGCCTGCTGGGCGCCGATGCGGTAGGCATGAGCACCGTGCCGGAAACCATTGTGGCCCGGCAATGTGGCCTGAAAGTGGCTGCCCTGGCCTGTATTACCAATTTGGCTGCCGGCCGCAACAAAGAGCCGCTTTCCCACCACGAGGTTTTGGAAACTGGCAAGCGCGTGGCACCGCAGGCGGCGGCCCTGATTGAAAACTTTGTCCGCCTTTACGCCAGCCACTAA
- the moeB gene encoding molybdopterin-synthase adenylyltransferase MoeB, giving the protein MDLTTEQMRRYARHLILPEVGLEGQKKIRAARVLILGAGGLGSPVAIYLAAAGVGTLGLVDFDVVDVSNLHRQPLHGTPDAGRPKVDSARETLHWLNPEVKVISHPVRLQAANAREIISAYDLVVDCTDNFPARYLTNDACVMLRKPNVYGAIFRFEGQASVFAPHLGGPCYRCLYPEPPPPEAAPSCAEAGVIGVLPGLVGCLQAIEALKLILGGGESLLGRLLVVDAWHMHFKEIKVRRDPRCPVCSATPTITQLMDPQPVCNTAALQGAAADEITVHELKQILDHPREGVVVLDVREPDEYQIARIPGTVLLPLSQLPKRVQELDPEKTYYLHCKGGMRSMKALQFLRQQGFRHLKSVKGGIAAWSEQIDPKVPKY; this is encoded by the coding sequence ATGGACTTAACCACAGAGCAAATGCGCCGTTACGCGCGCCATCTCATATTGCCTGAGGTGGGACTGGAAGGCCAAAAAAAAATCCGCGCCGCCCGCGTATTAATCCTGGGAGCGGGCGGGTTGGGGTCGCCGGTGGCCATTTACCTGGCCGCCGCAGGGGTGGGCACGCTGGGGCTGGTGGATTTCGACGTGGTGGACGTGAGCAACCTGCACCGCCAACCCCTGCACGGCACGCCTGATGCCGGCCGTCCGAAGGTGGACTCAGCCCGGGAAACGCTGCACTGGCTGAATCCCGAGGTGAAGGTCATCTCGCATCCCGTGCGGTTGCAGGCGGCCAATGCCCGGGAGATTATTTCCGCTTACGACCTGGTGGTGGACTGCACGGATAATTTTCCTGCCCGTTATCTGACCAATGATGCCTGCGTGATGTTGCGCAAGCCCAACGTGTACGGCGCGATTTTTCGTTTTGAAGGGCAGGCCAGCGTATTTGCCCCGCATTTAGGGGGACCTTGCTACCGCTGTCTGTATCCGGAGCCCCCGCCGCCCGAGGCCGCGCCGAGTTGTGCCGAAGCCGGTGTCATCGGGGTGCTGCCTGGCTTGGTGGGCTGTCTCCAAGCCATTGAGGCGCTCAAATTGATTCTCGGCGGCGGTGAAAGCCTGCTGGGTCGTTTGCTGGTGGTGGACGCCTGGCACATGCATTTTAAGGAAATCAAGGTGCGGCGGGACCCGCGCTGCCCGGTATGCAGCGCGACGCCCACCATCACCCAACTTATGGACCCTCAACCTGTCTGTAACACGGCCGCCCTCCAGGGAGCGGCGGCGGATGAAATTACGGTGCACGAGCTGAAGCAAATTCTCGATCATCCCCGCGAGGGCGTGGTGGTGCTGGATGTGCGCGAGCCGGACGAATACCAGATTGCGCGCATCCCCGGCACCGTGCTGCTGCCCCTGAGCCAGTTGCCGAAGCGGGTGCAGGAATTGGATCCGGAAAAAACCTACTATTTGCATTGCAAGGGCGGGATGCGCTCCATGAAGGCCCTGCAATTTCTCAGGCAACAAGGCTTCCGGCACTTGAAAAGCGTCAAAGGCGGCATCGCGGCATGGTCCGAACAAATTGACCCCAAGGTGCCCAAGTATTGA
- a CDS encoding DUF362 domain-containing protein: MTINCRKTLCVRRRRFLGLTAVMAGALSCGVWGGAPSTSRRAAKVALLNCKGYDLQVLKEVYRRGFDLLGGIGRLVKGKTVTIKLNLTGTGNRPAFNRHPGFSYMTHFQTVAALMAVLFGEGARRVRLVESTTSRARLEQTLQFLDWDVQALSALGAVEYENTRNRGVGRDYATLKVASGGYMFSSFQLNHAYADTDVFISLTKLKDHVTTGVTLSLKNLFGITPNSLYGDQAGNEDATAGRGILHGPGVAEDPARAAKIQLPGLKKGYLDYPREPGYRVPHIIADVCAARPIDFAIIDGITTMTKGEGWWCGDVGYTEPGLMIMGLDPVATDAVGMAVMGYPNPRAERGTVPFFQCENHLLLAEKAGVGTADLAQIEVLGRTIKDCIHPFPHSPLYKKS, translated from the coding sequence ATGACCATCAACTGCCGCAAAACGTTGTGCGTCCGGCGGCGCCGTTTTTTGGGCCTTACTGCCGTTATGGCAGGGGCTTTGTCCTGTGGGGTGTGGGGGGGCGCTCCTTCCACCAGCCGGCGTGCAGCCAAAGTGGCTTTGCTCAATTGCAAGGGGTACGACTTGCAGGTGCTGAAAGAAGTTTACCGCCGGGGCTTTGATTTGTTGGGGGGGATTGGGCGCCTGGTTAAAGGCAAAACGGTCACCATTAAACTCAATCTGACCGGCACGGGCAACCGGCCTGCGTTCAATCGTCATCCCGGTTTCAGTTACATGACCCATTTCCAGACCGTTGCGGCCCTCATGGCGGTGTTGTTCGGCGAAGGCGCGCGGCGTGTGCGACTGGTGGAATCCACCACCAGCCGCGCCCGCCTGGAGCAAACGCTCCAGTTTCTGGATTGGGACGTGCAGGCGCTTTCCGCGCTGGGGGCCGTTGAATATGAAAACACCCGCAACCGGGGCGTCGGACGCGATTACGCCACCTTGAAAGTCGCCAGCGGCGGTTACATGTTTTCGTCATTTCAGTTGAATCATGCGTATGCGGACACCGATGTCTTCATTTCGTTGACGAAATTGAAAGATCATGTGACCACCGGGGTCACGTTGAGCCTGAAGAACCTCTTTGGCATCACTCCCAACAGCCTGTACGGCGATCAGGCGGGCAACGAGGATGCCACGGCAGGACGCGGAATACTGCATGGCCCGGGCGTGGCGGAGGACCCAGCCCGCGCGGCCAAAATCCAGCTTCCCGGCCTCAAGAAAGGCTATCTCGATTATCCGCGTGAACCCGGTTACCGGGTGCCGCATATCATTGCGGATGTATGCGCGGCGCGCCCCATTGATTTTGCCATCATTGATGGCATTACCACCATGACCAAAGGTGAGGGCTGGTGGTGCGGCGACGTGGGCTATACCGAGCCGGGCTTGATGATCATGGGGCTGGACCCCGTGGCCACGGATGCCGTGGGCATGGCCGTCATGGGGTACCCCAATCCGCGGGCTGAGCGTGGCACCGTCCCCTTCTTCCAATGTGAAAACCACTTGTTATTGGCAGAAAAGGCCGGGGTAGGCACAGCAGACCTGGCTCAAATCGAGGTGCTGGGGCGCACCATCAAAGATTGCATTCACCCTTTTCCGCACAGCCCGCTTTATAAAAAATCCTGA
- the icd gene encoding isocitrate dehydrogenase (NADP(+)) has product MAYKDVTPPPGGKISIHNGVLSVPDQPIIPFIRGDGTGPDIWAASQRVFDAAVARAYRGQRRIAWFEVFAGEEAFKRFNNWLPDDTVEAFKEFLVGIKGPLTTPVGGGIRSLNVALRQLLDLYVCLRPVQYFTGVPSPVKHPEKVDMVIFRENTEDIYAGIEYAGGTPEAQKVLDFLAREFPKDFAKIRFGTPARAEQYLKTAGGTPTAEDTQVCVGVGFKPVSRLGTERLVRAAIEYALRQKRRSVTLVHKGNIMKFTEGAFRDWGYALAERCYGDRVYTWSQWERTKKAAGETAANQEQKEALAGGKILIKDAIADITLQQVLTRPEDFDVIATLNLNGDYLSDALAAQVGGIGIAPGGNINYVTGHAIFEATHGTAPKYAGKDMVNPGSVILSGEMMFRHLGWNEAADLIIKGLNGAISSKRVTYDFARLMDGATQVKCSEFGDNIIAHMA; this is encoded by the coding sequence ATGGCGTACAAAGACGTGACTCCGCCTCCCGGCGGCAAAATCTCCATCCACAACGGCGTATTGTCAGTGCCGGACCAGCCCATCATTCCTTTCATCCGCGGTGATGGCACCGGCCCGGATATCTGGGCGGCCAGCCAGCGCGTGTTTGATGCGGCGGTGGCCCGGGCTTATCGCGGTCAGCGGCGTATTGCGTGGTTTGAGGTGTTTGCGGGCGAGGAAGCCTTCAAACGCTTCAATAATTGGCTGCCGGATGATACGGTGGAGGCGTTCAAGGAATTTCTGGTGGGCATCAAGGGGCCCTTGACCACGCCCGTGGGCGGAGGCATTCGCTCGTTGAACGTGGCCTTGCGCCAGTTGCTGGACCTCTATGTTTGCCTGCGGCCTGTCCAATACTTCACCGGCGTGCCGTCCCCCGTGAAGCACCCGGAAAAAGTGGACATGGTTATTTTCCGGGAAAACACGGAGGACATTTATGCCGGCATCGAGTATGCCGGCGGCACCCCCGAGGCGCAAAAGGTGCTCGATTTTCTGGCCCGTGAATTCCCCAAGGACTTTGCCAAAATCCGCTTTGGCACGCCTGCTCGCGCGGAACAATACCTGAAAACCGCCGGCGGTACTCCCACGGCGGAGGACACGCAAGTGTGTGTGGGCGTGGGCTTCAAGCCGGTGTCGCGCCTGGGCACGGAGCGGCTGGTGCGCGCGGCCATTGAATATGCCCTGCGCCAGAAGCGGCGCAGTGTGACGTTGGTCCACAAGGGCAACATCATGAAATTCACCGAAGGGGCGTTTCGCGACTGGGGTTACGCGCTGGCAGAGCGTTGCTATGGGGACCGCGTGTACACGTGGAGCCAGTGGGAACGTACGAAAAAAGCCGCCGGCGAAACGGCTGCCAATCAAGAGCAAAAAGAGGCCCTGGCGGGCGGCAAAATCCTGATTAAGGATGCCATTGCGGACATCACCCTGCAGCAGGTGCTCACCCGGCCGGAGGACTTTGATGTGATTGCCACGCTGAATCTCAATGGCGATTACCTCAGTGATGCCCTGGCGGCCCAGGTGGGCGGCATTGGCATCGCGCCTGGCGGCAATATCAATTACGTGACCGGCCATGCCATCTTCGAGGCCACGCATGGCACTGCCCCGAAGTACGCGGGCAAAGACATGGTGAATCCCGGCTCAGTGATTTTGTCCGGGGAGATGATGTTCCGGCATCTGGGTTGGAATGAGGCGGCCGATTTGATTATCAAGGGATTGAATGGCGCCATCAGCAGCAAGCGGGTCACCTATGATTTTGCCCGTCTGATGGACGGCGCCACGCAAGTTAAATGCTCGGAGTTTGGCGATAACATCATCGCCCACATGGCTTGA
- the dxs gene encoding 1-deoxy-D-xylulose-5-phosphate synthase produces the protein MSRYLDMVDSPEHVKKLTPEQRLKLAEEIREELIRTLARHGGHLGPNLGVVELTIALHTVFSTPKDKFVWDVSHQVYVHKLLTGRKHLFHTIRTTGGLNGFALRSESPHDCYGAGHAGTALSAALGMCAARDRRGSDEHVVCIFGDAALTNGISYEALNNIAHTTKRFIGILNDNEWSIAKNVGAIASYLNRLITNPRYNQFQRDFAQWAKRFLKGDLGERLGRRAEEAIKGFITKISLEQQHVDTAESDGRGGGFGSSLIFEEFGLRYLGPIDGHDLGMLITCLEFAKTCDQPVVLHVLTKKGKGFEAAVKYPEKFHGTGPYDVLTGDPPPPKPGAAPAYQDVFGQALVRLCQRDNTLVGITAAMPSGTGLKFLEKAMPDRYYDVGIAEEHAVIFAAGMATMGFRPVVAIYSTFLQRAFDCIHHDVCLQDLPVIFCMDRAGLSCNDGPTHHGLFDIAYLRCLPNVIAMAPKDEDELVDMMFTATHQKHPCFIRYPRGTAEGVPIKDQPQMLEIGKAEVVEHFANNGGRKVALFGLGNMQSMARKTAEMLAAEGYDYALINPRFTKPLDAGVTEYFARAADVVVTFEDHVLMGGYGSAVLELLADRRISTPVVRIGWPDQFIEHASTVDYLREKYGLTPQRAVAQVRAVLSSQTAAPQAMPQKSIALA, from the coding sequence ATGAGCCGATATCTGGACATGGTGGACAGTCCTGAACACGTCAAGAAATTGACGCCCGAACAACGTTTGAAACTGGCGGAGGAAATCCGCGAGGAACTCATTCGCACGCTTGCCCGGCACGGGGGCCATCTGGGACCCAATCTCGGGGTGGTTGAACTGACGATTGCCCTGCATACGGTCTTTTCCACCCCCAAGGACAAGTTTGTTTGGGACGTCAGCCATCAGGTGTACGTTCACAAATTGCTCACCGGTCGCAAACACCTCTTTCACACCATCCGCACCACCGGCGGGCTGAACGGCTTTGCCTTGCGCAGTGAAAGCCCGCACGACTGCTATGGCGCGGGCCATGCCGGCACGGCACTGTCGGCGGCGCTGGGCATGTGCGCGGCGCGGGACCGCCGGGGCAGCGACGAGCACGTGGTTTGCATTTTTGGTGATGCGGCGCTGACCAACGGCATTTCTTATGAGGCGCTGAACAACATCGCCCATACCACCAAACGTTTTATTGGCATTCTCAATGACAATGAATGGAGCATTGCGAAAAACGTGGGGGCGATTGCCAGTTACCTGAACCGCCTGATTACCAATCCCCGGTATAACCAGTTTCAGCGCGACTTTGCGCAATGGGCCAAACGATTTTTGAAGGGAGACTTGGGCGAGCGTCTGGGCCGGCGGGCGGAGGAAGCCATCAAGGGCTTCATCACGAAAATCTCCCTGGAGCAACAGCATGTGGATACTGCCGAGAGCGATGGGCGCGGCGGCGGTTTCGGCAGCAGCCTTATTTTCGAGGAGTTTGGCCTCCGCTATCTCGGGCCCATTGATGGGCATGATTTGGGAATGCTCATCACCTGCCTGGAGTTTGCCAAGACCTGTGATCAGCCGGTGGTGCTTCATGTATTGACCAAGAAAGGCAAGGGCTTTGAAGCGGCGGTTAAATATCCGGAAAAATTTCACGGCACCGGCCCCTATGATGTGCTCACGGGTGACCCACCCCCGCCCAAGCCGGGGGCGGCGCCAGCTTATCAGGATGTGTTTGGGCAGGCCCTGGTGCGCTTGTGCCAGCGGGATAACACCCTGGTGGGCATCACGGCGGCCATGCCCAGCGGCACGGGATTGAAATTCCTGGAGAAGGCCATGCCCGATCGTTACTACGATGTCGGCATTGCCGAGGAGCACGCGGTCATTTTTGCCGCCGGCATGGCCACCATGGGATTCCGCCCGGTGGTGGCCATCTATTCCACCTTCCTCCAGCGGGCCTTTGACTGCATTCATCACGACGTGTGTTTGCAGGACTTGCCGGTAATTTTCTGCATGGACCGCGCCGGTTTGTCCTGCAACGACGGCCCCACCCATCATGGCTTGTTTGATATTGCCTACCTGCGGTGCCTGCCCAATGTCATCGCCATGGCTCCCAAGGATGAGGATGAGCTGGTGGACATGATGTTCACCGCCACCCACCAGAAACACCCCTGTTTCATCCGCTATCCCCGCGGCACGGCGGAGGGGGTGCCCATCAAGGACCAGCCGCAGATGTTGGAAATTGGCAAAGCCGAAGTGGTGGAGCACTTTGCCAATAACGGTGGGCGGAAGGTGGCTTTATTTGGCCTGGGAAACATGCAGTCCATGGCCCGTAAAACTGCGGAAATGCTGGCGGCCGAAGGCTATGATTATGCGTTGATCAACCCGCGTTTCACCAAGCCCCTGGACGCGGGCGTCACGGAATATTTCGCGCGTGCCGCCGATGTGGTGGTCACTTTTGAGGACCATGTATTGATGGGCGGGTATGGCTCCGCCGTGCTGGAGTTGCTGGCTGACCGGCGCATCAGCACGCCGGTGGTCCGCATCGGCTGGCCGGATCAATTCATCGAACATGCCAGCACTGTGGATTATTTGCGCGAAAAATACGGACTTACCCCGCAACGCGCCGTGGCCCAGGTGCGCGCCGTTTTGTCCTCCCAGACGGCGGCCCCGCAAGCCATGCCACAAAAAAGCATTGCCTTGGCTTGA
- the xseB gene encoding exodeoxyribonuclease VII small subunit gives MSKAANHRAAADAASPQVAQDLAFEEAMDRLEKVVQRLEGEELPLEALLRHYTEGVELARICQQKLTEAELKIRQLEQTLAGTPALNPVNVPEEAP, from the coding sequence ATGTCGAAGGCTGCAAACCATCGTGCTGCTGCCGATGCCGCCTCCCCTCAGGTGGCGCAAGACCTGGCTTTTGAAGAGGCCATGGACCGCCTGGAGAAGGTGGTGCAAAGGCTGGAAGGCGAAGAATTGCCTTTGGAAGCCTTGTTGCGCCATTATACCGAGGGCGTGGAACTGGCGCGGATATGCCAGCAGAAATTGACGGAAGCTGAATTGAAAATCCGGCAATTGGAGCAGACGCTTGCCGGAACGCCTGCCTTGAATCCTGTGAACGTGCCGGAGGAGGCGCCTTGA
- a CDS encoding energy transducer TonB family protein, which translates to MKPMLSMHGMPGRRLWFWLGVSFAAHLAVIWLLGERPRLPSPETDVFRTVLTENLAPLAARLPDYDDPQVFALPSPRGFSGSGWLRAKAQAHEYHEWMDEQRWLPLPVDQLGQTFIQHVRLLTEPTPPMPRKAEPVLSPLVTDLVMDWAPARSRLQLEGALAARLKTPLPAAPTLAHKEVLKPTILELMVDERGHVFSALVLGESGLPAADELAVQLARQLDFQPAASPGLVSGRLVVVWQVQAATNTVPSTVPAAAP; encoded by the coding sequence ATGAAGCCCATGCTTTCCATGCACGGCATGCCGGGCCGGCGGTTGTGGTTCTGGCTGGGCGTTTCTTTTGCAGCGCACCTGGCGGTGATATGGCTCCTGGGAGAGCGCCCCCGCCTCCCGTCTCCTGAAACAGATGTTTTTCGGACTGTTCTAACTGAGAATTTGGCGCCCTTGGCCGCGCGCCTGCCGGATTATGATGACCCCCAGGTTTTTGCCTTGCCTTCACCGCGCGGCTTCTCCGGCTCGGGCTGGTTGCGCGCGAAGGCCCAAGCGCATGAATACCATGAATGGATGGATGAACAGCGCTGGCTGCCCCTGCCGGTGGACCAATTGGGCCAGACTTTTATCCAGCATGTGCGGTTGCTGACCGAACCAACTCCCCCCATGCCGCGCAAGGCGGAGCCGGTGTTGTCGCCGCTGGTGACCGATTTGGTCATGGATTGGGCGCCGGCCCGCTCCCGGTTGCAGCTCGAAGGGGCCTTGGCGGCGCGTTTGAAAACGCCGCTGCCGGCTGCGCCCACGCTGGCGCACAAAGAAGTGCTTAAACCCACCATATTGGAGCTGATGGTGGATGAACGCGGGCATGTTTTCTCGGCCCTCGTTTTGGGGGAAAGCGGCCTGCCGGCGGCGGATGAGCTGGCGGTGCAACTGGCCCGGCAACTGGATTTCCAACCTGCCGCTTCCCCAGGCCTGGTGAGTGGCCGGCTGGTGGTGGTCTGGCAGGTCCAAGCGGCGACCAATACCGTGCCTTCCACGGTGCCTGCGGCTGCGCCATGA